One genomic segment of Aquipluma nitroreducens includes these proteins:
- a CDS encoding tetratricopeptide repeat protein, whose translation MKRKYILILFLLVWAAASQAQNERKFVRQGNKFYEAAMKDTSRLDTVQFNKAEIEYLKALEKKPDDTKWNFNLANALYKQKKFDQSAEKFKEIADKTTNKVEKSRALHNMGNSLLMKNKLDESIAAYKDALRNNPNDLETKYNLLYAMNMKKKQQDQKKKDDKNKDKDKDKDKDKDKNKDQDKKDQNKDQKKDQDKQNKDQQNKDQKQQQQQQNKISKQNAEQMLQALENNEKKIQDKVKKVQALKAESKKVEKDW comes from the coding sequence ATGAAACGAAAATATATACTGATCCTATTTTTGTTGGTTTGGGCTGCTGCAAGTCAGGCTCAAAACGAACGCAAATTTGTCAGACAGGGAAACAAATTCTACGAGGCTGCGATGAAAGATACCAGCCGTCTCGACACGGTTCAGTTCAATAAGGCTGAGATTGAATACCTCAAAGCGCTGGAGAAAAAGCCGGATGATACCAAATGGAATTTCAACCTCGCTAATGCTTTATATAAACAGAAGAAGTTTGATCAATCGGCAGAAAAATTCAAGGAGATTGCCGATAAAACAACCAATAAAGTTGAAAAAAGCAGAGCTCTTCATAACATGGGGAACTCTCTTCTGATGAAGAATAAACTGGATGAAAGTATTGCTGCTTACAAAGATGCACTTCGCAACAATCCAAATGACCTGGAAACCAAATACAATCTGCTGTATGCCATGAATATGAAGAAAAAGCAGCAGGATCAGAAGAAGAAGGACGATAAAAATAAAGACAAAGATAAGGACAAGGATAAGGATAAAGACAAGAATAAAGATCAGGATAAAAAAGATCAGAATAAGGACCAGAAAAAGGATCAGGATAAACAGAATAAAGACCAGCAAAATAAAGATCAAAAACAGCAGCAGCAGCAACAGAATAAAATATCGAAACAAAATGCCGAACAAATGTTGCAGGCATTAGAAAATAATGAAAAAAAGATTCAGGACAAAGTAAAAAAGGTTCAGGCCTTAAAAGCCGAATCGAAAAAGGTTGAGAAGGACTGGTAG
- a CDS encoding vWA domain-containing protein → MFRIANPEYLYALLLIPVMIVFFWYSRMKRKKALASFGQKEIMSILMPNASTGRPILKFIVLLMALTSIIIGIARPQFGSKLKTEKRKGIELMIALDVSNSMMSEDIQPNRLERAKRAISQLVDKLSNDKIGLIVFAGDAYTQLPITADYVSAKLFLNSISPDMVPTQGTAIGAAIQLGIKSFSPTFEGSKAMIIITDGENHEDDAIGAATEAAKKGIVVYTIGMGSPEGGPIPEFRNGQKSYRKDRQGNTIVTKLDEQMLQKIAEAGKGAYIRANNAQVGLNNLLSEVNKMEKSELETQTYADYDDKFQYFIGLGLFLILLDYLILERKNKYLKNFKLFGERK, encoded by the coding sequence ATGTTTAGAATAGCAAATCCTGAATATTTATATGCATTATTGCTCATACCAGTAATGATCGTTTTTTTCTGGTATTCCAGAATGAAGCGAAAGAAAGCGTTGGCCTCATTCGGACAGAAGGAAATTATGTCGATACTGATGCCTAATGCCAGCACAGGAAGGCCAATACTAAAATTTATTGTATTGTTGATGGCGCTTACGAGCATCATTATAGGTATTGCACGTCCGCAGTTTGGCTCTAAACTGAAAACCGAAAAACGCAAGGGTATCGAATTGATGATCGCACTTGACGTTTCGAACAGTATGATGTCGGAAGATATTCAGCCCAACAGGCTTGAGCGTGCAAAACGAGCCATTTCACAACTGGTCGATAAACTGAGCAACGATAAAATCGGTTTGATTGTTTTTGCAGGCGATGCCTATACACAACTCCCAATCACCGCCGACTACGTTTCTGCCAAATTATTCCTGAATTCGATTAGTCCGGATATGGTGCCAACACAGGGAACTGCGATTGGAGCCGCCATCCAACTGGGAATAAAATCGTTTAGTCCAACTTTCGAAGGCAGCAAGGCCATGATCATCATTACCGATGGGGAAAATCATGAGGATGATGCAATAGGTGCAGCAACTGAGGCAGCAAAAAAAGGAATCGTAGTTTATACAATCGGAATGGGATCTCCTGAAGGCGGACCAATTCCGGAATTCAGAAACGGGCAAAAAAGTTATCGTAAAGACAGGCAGGGAAATACAATTGTAACCAAACTCGACGAGCAAATGCTTCAAAAGATTGCCGAAGCAGGAAAAGGAGCATACATCAGGGCAAATAATGCGCAGGTGGGGTTAAACAATCTTTTAAGCGAAGTGAACAAGATGGAAAAATCGGAGCTTGAAACCCAGACCTATGCTGACTACGATGATAAGTTTCAGTATTTCATTGGCTTAGGCTTGTTCCTGATTTTACTTGACTACCTGATACTTGAACGAAAAAACAAGTACCTGAAAAATTTCAAATTGTTTGGAGAAAGAAAATAG
- a CDS encoding vWA domain-containing protein, whose translation MSYKNPEFFYLFLLLIPMIAWYIWQQKKMGASIQFSSNMGFAKIPKSWKYYFRHSVFVILLSSMSFLILALARPQSSNSWQNVTTEGIDIVIALDISSSMLAMDFQPNRIEAAKDVATQFISGRPNDKIGLVIFSGESFTQCPLTTDHATVINLFRNIESGMIEDGTAIGNGLATAVSRLKESNAISKVIILLTDGVNNRGEIAPVTAAELAKTFGIRVYTVGIGTIGTAPYPMQTPFGVQVRDMKVEIDEPTLQKIAETTDGKYFRATNNTSLTEIYKEIDKLEKSKIDVKEYSKKEEQYLKYALAGAFLLLLSMFLKTTIFRNIP comes from the coding sequence ATGAGTTATAAGAATCCCGAATTTTTCTACCTGTTTCTGCTTTTGATACCCATGATTGCATGGTACATCTGGCAACAAAAGAAAATGGGTGCCAGCATACAGTTTTCTTCGAATATGGGTTTTGCAAAAATCCCGAAGAGCTGGAAATATTATTTCCGCCACAGCGTCTTCGTAATTTTGCTATCGAGCATGTCGTTTCTGATACTGGCATTGGCCCGTCCACAGTCGTCAAATAGCTGGCAGAATGTGACCACCGAAGGAATCGACATTGTGATTGCACTTGATATTTCGAGTTCGATGTTAGCCATGGACTTCCAACCCAACCGAATTGAAGCAGCAAAAGACGTAGCTACTCAATTTATTTCAGGTCGTCCGAACGATAAAATTGGGTTAGTCATATTTTCAGGCGAAAGTTTCACCCAATGTCCGCTCACAACCGACCACGCCACTGTAATCAACCTTTTCAGGAATATTGAAAGTGGCATGATTGAAGACGGAACCGCGATAGGCAACGGTTTAGCAACAGCAGTTTCCCGGCTTAAAGAAAGCAATGCCATTAGCAAAGTGATTATTTTGCTTACCGACGGTGTAAATAACCGTGGAGAAATAGCTCCGGTAACTGCTGCCGAACTGGCTAAAACATTCGGGATAAGGGTATATACCGTTGGAATAGGAACTATTGGCACAGCGCCCTACCCCATGCAAACGCCATTTGGAGTTCAGGTTCGCGATATGAAAGTTGAAATTGACGAACCCACTTTGCAAAAAATAGCTGAAACAACCGACGGGAAATATTTCAGAGCAACAAACAACACCAGCCTGACCGAGATTTACAAGGAAATAGACAAACTTGAAAAGTCGAAAATCGATGTCAAGGAATACAGCAAAAAAGAGGAACAGTATCTGAAATATGCCCTCGCAGGCGCATTTCTCTTGCTGTTGAGCATGTTCCTGAAGACAACTATTTTCAGAAATATCCCTTAG
- a CDS encoding DUF58 domain-containing protein — protein METSELLKRVRKIEIKTRGLSRNIFAGEYHSAFKGRGMAFSEVREYQFGDDIRNIDWNVTARYNKPFVKIYEEERELTVMLLIDVSGSREFGSMDKLKKNIVTEIAAVLAFSAIQNNDKIGVIFFSDRIEKFIPPKKGRSHILRIISELIDFEPQARGTDISGAIRYFTNAIKKRCTAFVISDFIQKEDNLENALSIANNRHDVVALRIYDERETQLPNIGMIKLKDAETGSYTWVDSSDRMARSIYRKWWKDLSAQLDNSFKRSRVDYVSISTNHDYVKSLISLFKKRG, from the coding sequence ATGGAAACAAGCGAACTTTTAAAACGAGTCCGAAAAATTGAAATAAAAACACGTGGATTGAGCCGTAATATTTTTGCGGGCGAGTACCACAGTGCATTCAAAGGACGTGGGATGGCTTTCAGTGAGGTTCGTGAATACCAGTTTGGCGATGATATTCGAAACATCGACTGGAATGTGACTGCCCGTTACAATAAACCGTTCGTTAAAATATACGAAGAAGAACGCGAATTAACTGTGATGCTGTTGATCGATGTAAGCGGATCGCGCGAATTCGGGTCGATGGATAAGTTGAAAAAGAATATTGTAACCGAAATTGCAGCAGTTCTGGCATTTTCAGCCATACAGAACAACGACAAAATTGGGGTCATTTTCTTTTCCGATCGAATTGAAAAGTTTATTCCCCCGAAAAAAGGAAGAAGCCACATCCTGCGGATCATCAGCGAATTAATTGATTTTGAGCCTCAGGCTCGTGGAACCGATATTTCAGGAGCGATCAGGTACTTTACCAATGCCATTAAGAAACGGTGCACTGCCTTTGTGATTTCCGACTTTATTCAAAAAGAAGATAATCTGGAAAATGCACTTTCGATTGCCAATAACCGGCACGATGTGGTGGCTTTGCGTATTTACGATGAGCGCGAAACTCAACTGCCAAACATTGGGATGATCAAACTGAAAGATGCTGAAACAGGCAGTTATACCTGGGTCGACAGTTCGGACCGGATGGCCAGATCGATATACAGGAAATGGTGGAAGGACCTTTCGGCACAACTTGACAACAGTTTTAAAAGAAGCCGGGTGGATTATGTGAGTATCAGCACCAACCACGACTATGTAAAATCATTGATCAGCCTCTTTAAAAAACGTGGATAA
- a CDS encoding AAA family ATPase — protein sequence MNQTVDIRELNERIQRESSFVDIIGMEMNKVIVGQKHLVESLLVGLLSGGHILLEGVPGLAKTLAINTLATSIDAKFARIQFTPDLLPADLLGTMIYSQKKEEFIVKKGPIFTNFVLADEINRAPAKVQSALLEAMQERQVTIGENTYKLQEPFLVMATQNPIEQEGTYPLPEAQVDRFMLKVVINYPTKEEEKLIIQQNLMKAFPVASKVTRTEDILKAREVVKDVYMDEKIQKYIVDIVFATRDPKAYRLDKYVDMITYGGSPRASISLAQAAKAFAFIKRRGYVIPEDVRAVCPDVMRHRIGLSYEAEANNITSEEIIAEILNTVEVP from the coding sequence ATGAATCAAACAGTTGATATCCGCGAATTAAACGAAAGAATTCAAAGAGAAAGTTCGTTTGTCGACATCATCGGCATGGAGATGAACAAGGTAATTGTAGGTCAGAAACATTTGGTTGAGAGTCTTTTAGTTGGACTTTTGTCGGGAGGCCATATTTTATTGGAAGGAGTTCCCGGATTGGCAAAAACATTAGCCATCAACACACTGGCAACAAGTATCGATGCCAAATTTGCACGTATTCAGTTTACTCCAGATTTGCTTCCCGCCGACTTGTTGGGAACCATGATTTACAGCCAGAAGAAAGAGGAATTCATCGTGAAGAAAGGTCCGATTTTCACCAACTTCGTATTGGCCGATGAAATTAACCGGGCACCTGCAAAAGTTCAATCGGCATTGCTCGAAGCGATGCAGGAACGTCAGGTCACGATTGGCGAAAATACCTACAAACTGCAGGAACCATTTTTGGTAATGGCCACTCAAAACCCAATTGAGCAAGAAGGTACTTATCCGCTTCCGGAAGCCCAGGTCGACCGTTTTATGCTGAAAGTGGTTATTAATTACCCGACTAAAGAAGAGGAAAAGCTAATTATACAGCAAAACCTGATGAAAGCATTTCCGGTTGCATCAAAAGTTACCCGCACCGAAGACATTCTTAAAGCCCGCGAAGTGGTGAAAGATGTGTACATGGACGAAAAAATCCAGAAATACATTGTTGACATCGTATTTGCTACCCGCGATCCGAAAGCCTATAGATTGGACAAATATGTCGACATGATCACCTACGGAGGTTCGCCCCGTGCAAGTATCAGTCTGGCACAAGCCGCCAAAGCTTTTGCATTCATCAAACGCCGCGGTTATGTGATTCCTGAAGATGTGCGCGCTGTTTGCCCCGACGTCATGCGTCACCGTATTGGTTTAAGCTACGAAGCCGAAGCAAACAACATCACTTCCGAAGAAATTATTGCTGAAATTCTAAATACAGTTGAAGTTCCTTAA
- the truA gene encoding tRNA pseudouridine(38-40) synthase TruA, whose translation MTQRYFIELAYKGTNFHGWQIQPNAVSVQECLEKALSVITRETIAVTGAGRTDTGVHASYFVAHFDSGKLNLDHPDFTHKLNSFLGKDIVIFQVSKVTTEAHARFDATSRTYQYHLNLRKDPFALETSWYFFSRPDVERMNEASRILFEYTDFTSFSKLHTDVKTNNCKIYCAEWTQESANIVFTVKADRFLRNMVRALVGTILEVGIGKIDLNQFRKIIEQKDRGAAGLSVPAHGLFLTDIEYPKEIFNRRFKE comes from the coding sequence TTGACACAAAGGTATTTCATAGAACTGGCCTACAAAGGCACAAATTTCCACGGTTGGCAAATTCAACCCAATGCAGTTTCGGTGCAGGAATGCCTCGAAAAAGCGTTGTCGGTTATTACCCGTGAGACGATTGCAGTTACTGGCGCCGGACGGACTGATACCGGGGTTCATGCCAGTTATTTTGTTGCTCATTTCGACTCCGGAAAACTCAATCTCGATCATCCGGATTTTACGCATAAACTGAACAGTTTTCTGGGTAAAGACATTGTTATTTTTCAGGTGTCGAAAGTAACCACAGAAGCTCATGCCCGGTTCGATGCCACTTCAAGAACTTACCAATATCACCTTAACCTGCGAAAAGATCCGTTTGCGTTGGAAACTTCCTGGTATTTTTTCAGTCGGCCCGATGTTGAACGTATGAACGAAGCAAGTCGCATTTTATTTGAATACACCGATTTTACCAGTTTCAGTAAATTGCATACCGACGTTAAAACCAACAATTGCAAAATTTATTGCGCCGAATGGACTCAGGAAAGTGCTAACATTGTTTTTACCGTGAAAGCCGACCGGTTTCTCCGGAATATGGTTCGCGCATTGGTTGGTACCATTCTGGAAGTGGGCATTGGTAAAATTGATCTGAACCAATTCCGGAAAATTATTGAGCAGAAAGATCGCGGGGCAGCCGGTTTATCGGTTCCGGCACATGGCTTGTTTTTAACTGATATTGAATATCCAAAGGAGATTTTTAACCGAAGATTTAAAGAATAA
- a CDS encoding energy transducer TonB produces the protein MKITFTILLFSLISMNLFGTAQIPDLIIYKGDTLSLYNCPLNSFPNQDLITPKELFGSRGCFFTSCWRNYVATWEIIDNELYLCEIRNACYPTSMRGVSVSFKSEVDKDSIGSEYADLKVLFPQRFKNGKVKADWVNEKLISPQGNLLYYFHDAFESIYETEIEFTLEKGTLSEIKTLDNSKTKKSKYKDDPKLLKEFIYKSIKRENLPGSDTIKRCVYVQIVSSDENGKIDRVKVVRGVNELYDNEAIRVVKSIPEWDVIYRHGMRYNPVWTLPIRFDLTESK, from the coding sequence ATGAAAATAACTTTTACTATACTATTGTTTTCATTGATTTCAATGAATCTTTTTGGGACAGCTCAAATTCCGGATTTGATTATTTATAAAGGAGATACTCTTTCTTTATACAATTGTCCCTTAAATTCATTTCCCAATCAAGACTTGATTACTCCCAAAGAATTATTTGGAAGCAGAGGATGTTTTTTTACTTCATGTTGGAGAAATTATGTTGCAACCTGGGAAATAATTGACAATGAATTATACCTCTGCGAAATCCGGAATGCTTGTTACCCAACTTCAATGCGTGGAGTTTCAGTATCTTTTAAATCTGAAGTTGATAAGGATAGTATCGGTAGTGAATATGCTGATTTGAAAGTTCTGTTTCCTCAAAGATTTAAGAATGGAAAAGTGAAAGCCGACTGGGTGAACGAAAAATTGATTTCGCCACAAGGGAATTTATTGTATTACTTTCATGATGCGTTTGAAAGCATTTATGAAACGGAAATAGAGTTTACTTTAGAAAAAGGCACCCTATCAGAAATTAAAACACTGGACAACTCGAAGACAAAAAAATCAAAATACAAAGACGACCCAAAACTTTTAAAGGAGTTTATTTATAAAAGCATTAAACGTGAAAATTTGCCCGGCTCTGATACCATAAAACGATGTGTATATGTTCAAATTGTTTCATCAGACGAAAACGGAAAGATTGATCGAGTGAAAGTAGTCCGTGGAGTAAATGAGTTATATGACAACGAAGCCATTCGGGTTGTTAAGTCGATACCTGAATGGGATGTAATTTACAGACATGGGATGAGATATAATCCGGTCTGGACATTACCGATAAGATTTGATTTGACTGAAAGTAAATAA
- a CDS encoding M13 family metallopeptidase produces MKPIQLFLSSSVFLMTVYACQPVKKDHAPDPLVAHIDTTAKPGNDFFQYANGNWFKANPIAASEQSCGIFQVIQDTINSQILKICKSSALTQSEEGSNKQKIGDFYFSGMDSMNLNKNGITAIQKYLDRIDQIKDISELAATTASIFKGSSSALFGFGIWQDSKISSKNAVNIWQGGLSLPDRQYYFEKDARTIQIREKFLVHLENMYRILGYDQQKAKTAAANQLKLETALALASRKKEDTRDPLKNYTKLTTQQLETATPNFNWQVFFQETGLQKVDSVIVGQPEYLAALNSNLKKLPLEDWKNYLKYRLTRGLSSYLDDKTYLEVFGFYSQTLRGVQQPKPRWKRVVEQTDSYLGELIGQVYVSEYLPAGTKEKLVEIGNAVKTVYAERIQNLDWMSAATKEKALTKLETMIMKVGYPDKWKDLSSLKVNRDSYAQNAINANQWHFNYNISKFGKPVDRTEWDMQPQNYNAYYNPSNNEIVVPACNIIVPGYERKMADDAILYAIIGGSTFGHEMTHGFDDMGSKYNAEGNLKNWWTAEDSTKFYAKTKMIVKQFNQYNPVDSLHINGELTQGENIADLGGIIMGYQAFQKTKQYRDQEIIAGKTPDERFFLGFALAWMMNMRPEAIANQVKSDEHSPAKYRVIGTLSNIPEFYRTFGVKEGDSMWRPDSLIVRIW; encoded by the coding sequence ATGAAGCCGATTCAATTATTCCTTTCAAGTTCTGTTTTTTTAATGACAGTTTATGCTTGTCAACCTGTAAAGAAAGATCATGCGCCCGATCCTCTGGTTGCACACATCGATACAACTGCAAAACCCGGAAATGATTTTTTTCAATATGCCAACGGAAACTGGTTTAAAGCAAACCCAATCGCAGCAAGCGAACAAAGTTGCGGTATTTTTCAGGTGATTCAGGATACGATAAATTCTCAGATTCTGAAAATCTGTAAGTCGAGTGCCCTAACCCAGTCGGAAGAAGGAAGCAACAAGCAAAAGATCGGCGACTTCTATTTTTCGGGAATGGACAGCATGAACCTGAATAAGAACGGGATTACCGCCATTCAGAAATACCTTGATCGGATTGATCAGATCAAAGACATCAGTGAGCTTGCAGCAACAACAGCTTCTATTTTCAAGGGTTCAAGTTCGGCCCTGTTTGGATTTGGTATTTGGCAGGATAGTAAGATTAGCAGCAAGAATGCGGTGAATATCTGGCAAGGTGGATTGAGCCTTCCCGACAGGCAATACTATTTTGAAAAAGATGCACGAACCATACAGATTCGCGAAAAATTCCTGGTGCACCTCGAAAACATGTACCGGATTTTGGGATACGATCAGCAAAAAGCGAAGACAGCCGCAGCCAATCAGTTGAAACTTGAAACAGCGCTGGCATTGGCTTCGCGAAAAAAAGAAGACACCCGCGATCCGCTGAAAAACTATACCAAATTAACGACACAGCAACTGGAAACGGCTACGCCAAATTTTAACTGGCAAGTCTTTTTTCAGGAAACCGGACTTCAAAAAGTAGATTCGGTCATTGTTGGTCAGCCTGAATATCTTGCTGCATTAAATTCGAATCTAAAAAAACTTCCACTCGAAGACTGGAAAAACTACCTGAAATACAGACTTACACGAGGACTTTCCTCTTATCTTGACGATAAAACTTACCTTGAAGTTTTCGGTTTTTATTCACAAACGCTGCGTGGAGTTCAGCAGCCAAAACCGCGCTGGAAAAGAGTTGTTGAGCAAACCGACAGCTATCTGGGCGAGTTGATCGGACAGGTTTATGTTTCGGAATATTTGCCTGCGGGAACCAAAGAAAAACTGGTCGAAATTGGGAATGCCGTTAAAACTGTGTATGCCGAGCGAATTCAGAATCTGGATTGGATGAGCGCGGCAACCAAAGAAAAGGCCTTAACGAAACTTGAAACGATGATCATGAAAGTGGGCTATCCTGACAAATGGAAAGACTTGAGCAGCCTAAAGGTGAATCGCGATTCGTATGCGCAAAACGCAATCAATGCCAACCAATGGCACTTTAATTATAACATTTCGAAATTTGGGAAGCCTGTCGACCGCACCGAATGGGACATGCAGCCACAAAACTACAATGCCTATTACAATCCGTCGAATAACGAGATTGTGGTTCCGGCCTGCAACATTATTGTACCTGGTTACGAACGCAAAATGGCCGACGATGCCATTCTGTATGCCATTATCGGCGGATCGACTTTTGGGCACGAAATGACCCACGGGTTTGATGACATGGGAAGCAAATACAATGCTGAAGGTAACCTGAAGAATTGGTGGACTGCCGAAGACAGCACTAAATTTTATGCAAAAACAAAAATGATCGTGAAACAATTCAACCAATACAATCCGGTTGACAGCCTGCACATCAACGGCGAGCTTACCCAGGGCGAAAATATTGCCGATTTGGGCGGAATCATTATGGGTTACCAGGCTTTCCAGAAAACCAAACAATATCGGGATCAGGAAATAATTGCAGGTAAAACTCCGGATGAACGGTTTTTCCTTGGATTTGCACTGGCATGGATGATGAATATGCGCCCCGAAGCCATAGCCAACCAGGTAAAAAGCGACGAACATTCGCCAGCCAAATACCGCGTAATCGGCACTCTCTCAAATATTCCTGAATTTTATCGTACATTCGGGGTAAAAGAAGGCGACAGCATGTGGCGTCCCGATAGTTTGATTGTACGAATCTGGTAA
- a CDS encoding thioredoxin family protein, protein MAYTLQIGDQAFDFNLKATDGNYYGLRDFSDSRILVVFFTCNHCPYVLGSDEVTRETAEKFASQGVRFIAINSNSPNTYEEDSFENMVLRMNEKRFPWVYLHDQTQEIALAYGALKTPHFYVFDENRKLVYTGRAVDQPRDASKITVNDLDRTLSELLSERAVSVPVTNPIGCNIKWEGKERHWMPPEACDLV, encoded by the coding sequence ATGGCTTACACTTTACAAATCGGCGATCAGGCTTTTGACTTTAACCTGAAAGCTACCGATGGGAACTATTACGGACTCCGAGATTTTTCCGATTCCCGGATTTTGGTGGTGTTTTTTACCTGCAATCATTGTCCGTATGTTTTGGGTAGCGACGAGGTAACCCGCGAAACTGCTGAGAAATTTGCATCCCAAGGCGTGCGCTTCATAGCCATTAATTCGAATAGCCCGAATACTTACGAGGAAGATAGTTTCGAAAATATGGTTTTGCGGATGAACGAGAAACGGTTTCCCTGGGTTTATCTTCACGATCAGACTCAGGAAATAGCGTTGGCATATGGCGCGCTGAAAACACCTCATTTTTACGTTTTTGATGAGAATCGCAAGTTGGTTTATACCGGACGTGCTGTCGATCAGCCGCGCGATGCCTCTAAGATCACCGTCAATGATCTGGATAGAACTTTGTCTGAATTGCTTTCCGAAAGAGCGGTTTCAGTTCCGGTGACCAACCCGATTGGATGCAACATCAAATGGGAGGGCAAAGAAAGACATTGGATGCCCCCGGAAGCCTGCGATCTGGTTTAA
- a CDS encoding oligosaccharide flippase family protein, producing MPVKFKVTQISALQIFQLLRYSTLILIGVVFTKSALSTSEIGQYETFLFLAGAVSFFWLNGLIQGFLPTSGKPSSSRKSSDLFNVFYLLMAFSILSALFILLFEHSISGVLLKGSEIPFLKYLLVYLLFTSPSGLVEYIYLIRNEGKGMLVYGIVSYALMLLLVAMPPIFGLNIEYSLIGLVFSSVFRFVWLLVLLFQYSSPAFNQVFIRKHLKSAAPLVFSMFLSGSGQYIDGFIISRYFDSATFAVFRFGARELPLVLLLANAFSASMLPGFADQSKLKSNLEVIKQNSQKLGIWLFPLSGVLMLMSHWAFPVIFNVNFGGSATIFNIYLLLIVSRLVFPQTILIGLQKNKAIMGASFLEIILNVAFSILFMQFWGLAGVAYGTVCAYAFEKLILMAFVKKICGFGVSAYLNLKQHLLYSLLLAVLFYVVEFLI from the coding sequence TTGCCTGTAAAATTTAAAGTTACCCAGATTTCTGCACTGCAGATCTTTCAGCTTTTGCGTTATTCGACACTGATACTTATCGGAGTCGTTTTTACGAAGTCCGCATTGTCAACATCCGAAATCGGGCAATACGAAACATTTTTATTTTTGGCTGGTGCGGTAAGCTTCTTCTGGCTAAACGGATTGATTCAGGGATTTCTACCTACATCGGGCAAACCTTCATCCTCACGCAAATCATCCGATTTATTCAATGTTTTTTATCTGCTGATGGCATTTTCAATACTTTCAGCGCTTTTCATTTTACTCTTTGAGCATTCTATTTCAGGCGTTTTGCTGAAAGGTTCTGAAATTCCTTTTTTGAAATATCTGCTGGTTTATTTGCTATTCACTTCACCTTCAGGTCTTGTTGAATATATTTATCTGATCCGGAATGAAGGGAAAGGAATGCTTGTTTACGGAATTGTTTCGTATGCGTTGATGTTGCTTTTAGTTGCGATGCCGCCAATCTTCGGGTTAAATATCGAATACAGTTTAATCGGATTAGTCTTTAGTTCGGTATTTCGTTTCGTTTGGCTGTTGGTTCTGTTGTTCCAGTATTCAAGTCCGGCTTTTAATCAGGTCTTTATCCGGAAACACTTAAAAAGTGCTGCGCCACTTGTGTTCTCCATGTTTTTAAGCGGATCAGGCCAATACATCGATGGATTTATTATTTCGCGATATTTCGATAGCGCCACTTTTGCCGTTTTTCGGTTTGGCGCCCGCGAGTTGCCCTTGGTTCTTTTATTGGCTAATGCTTTTAGCGCATCGATGTTGCCCGGTTTTGCCGATCAGTCGAAGTTGAAATCTAATCTCGAAGTCATAAAGCAAAACTCACAGAAACTTGGAATTTGGTTATTCCCTTTATCCGGAGTCCTGATGTTGATGTCGCATTGGGCATTTCCTGTAATTTTCAATGTCAACTTTGGTGGAAGCGCTACTATATTTAATATTTATTTGTTGTTAATCGTTAGCCGGTTAGTTTTCCCGCAAACCATCCTGATTGGCCTTCAGAAAAACAAGGCAATTATGGGAGCATCGTTCCTCGAAATTATTCTGAATGTGGCTTTCAGTATTTTGTTTATGCAGTTTTGGGGGTTGGCCGGAGTTGCCTACGGAACGGTTTGTGCGTATGCCTTTGAGAAGCTGATATTAATGGCTTTTGTGAAGAAAATATGTGGTTTTGGTGTTTCTGCCTATTTAAATCTGAAACAACATTTGCTTTATTCGTTACTTTTGGCGGTTCTATTTTATGTCGTCGAGTTTTTAATTTAA